A single Amia ocellicauda isolate fAmiCal2 chromosome 9, fAmiCal2.hap1, whole genome shotgun sequence DNA region contains:
- the LOC136759435 gene encoding cilia- and flagella-associated protein 57-like — MAISPNRRYLAVSEMGDKGTITVYDLKHEQHQKKKVLSAGDFPTQEFVSLAFSPDSKYLIGQSGAPDWTLYYWMWEKHKVMASVKTSITTSPVYQVSFNPQNNTQICVSGRGVFKLFHYAEGAFKQSNSQKLDVGNVLSHTWLSHKQVILGTETGRLLMMEGGDLRCEMSVAPKPTTRDSHRFSRSRRKHVDEPVSDALYRISAIATYVKGFACATGPGTVCLFEKTEGKERYRKTRVIRIPQDQCSNDPSNAEQQEIATLCFSPSEEILIASTDRGQLYSFTLSSAEMSKEELVHFELLSHSFHSGPITGLSICIRKPLVATCSLDRSVRIWNYETNDLELYKEFNEEAYSIALHPSGLYVLVGFSDKLLLMNLLIDDIQTFREFNMHKCREVAFSHGGHMFAAANGNVIHLFSTTTFENTQTLQGHRGKVRAIEWSKDDSRLVSCGMDGAVYEWNTLTSKRESDSVLKSCSYTGVTLSPDSKTVFAVGTDCTLKEITDSQILREMQSHGVPYTNVVMSRSGRMLFAGTSTGTIRAIKYPLPVQKDWVEYQAHAAPVTKMAITHDDQFLLTSSEDGCLLVWKINDMEGRGLKWDTWACYTKEVLITKSDLEEKKQVILELKMKVENVKRENQCQLQLQDKNNNDKIKKLTQNFIQEVESLKTKNQVLRREMEKQALTHEEATAELMEKHSKELQDLESSKTKMLIQSYEQNDDQRVKSKRMETDFMKQLHLMEHSKTKVLEEMTGHYEAKLQEKLQMLKQCQEELQQKECQFMEFKKTVEEDADSEIMQIRSTCETLIQDMKDTNLQLKRDTGSMKAKVSSLQKKVTEGMEDIDNLQTDNQKLREVITFRDKDILILERKIQERDVTIKEKEKCIGELKNKIQSLDQLKYVLEYKIKELKEQIEPTQKAIWDMKEQKQEMDVELRSFNKRNYHLKLDVTALNLKLKTMEKEMKKEKQRVRDLQAEVKRFKTDLHNCVGFIQEPRKLKRTIQEMYHKYVQLSDVVEIVGMDADVQRESAHQREHMEINVAMLKKQLAKDSENHRAQNTKSVQENASLIQEINNLRCELKLVQTPLHDKKATTELNRKKQSCTELRVVPADGSPSAVTETIFDLRYGGIQHLRQEINAQGDSHTQWPPYGYKLPVLTL; from the exons ATGGCCATCAGCCCCAACCGACGCTACCTGGCCGTGTCTGAGATGGGGGACAAGGGCACCATCACCGTGTATGACCTAAAACACGAGCAGCACCAGAAAAAGAAGGTCCTGAGTGCCGGGGACTTCCCAACGCAGGAGTTCGTCTCCCTGGCCTTCTCCCCGGACTCTAAGTACCTTATCGGCCAGTCGGGGGCCCCAGACTGGACCCTCTACTACTGGATGTGGGAGAAGCACAAGGTGATGGCCTCGGTGAAGACCAGCATCACGACCAGTCCTGTCTATCAG GTTAGCTTTAACCCTCAGAACAACACGCAGATCTGTGTCAGTGGCAGGGGGGTGTTCAAGCTGTTCCACTACGCAGAGGGAGCCTTCAAACAGTCCAACAGCCAGAAGCTGGATGTGGGCAACGTCCTGTCCCACACCTGGCTGTCACACAAGCAAGTCATCCTCGGCACGGAGACCGGGAGGCTCCTGATGATGGAGGGTGGAGATCTGCGCTGCGAGATGAGCGTGGCTCCGAAGCCCACCACCAGAGACAGCCACAG GTTTTCTAGATCGCGGAGGAAACATGTGGACGAGCCCGTCTCTGATGCCCTGTATCGCATATCTGCCATTGCTACCTATGTCAAGGGCTTTGCATGTGCCACTGGGCCGGggactgtctgtctgtttgagaAGACAGAGGGGAAGGAGCGCTACAGGAAAACCAGGGTGATCCGG ATTCCCCAGGACCAGTGCAGCAATGACCCGAGCAATGCTGAGCAGCAGGAGATTGCCACGCTGTGTTTCAGCCCCTCGGAGGAGATCCTGATTGCCAGCACGGACCGGGGACAGCTCTACAGCTTCACTCTCTCCTCTGCAGAGATGAGCAAG GAGGAGCTGGTGCATTTCGAGCTCCTGTCCCACTCCTTTCACTCTGGCCCCATCACCGGCCTGTCCATCTGCATCCGTAAACCCCTTGTCGCCACCTGCTCCCTGGACCGCTCGGTGCGGATCTGGAACTACGAGACCAA TGACTTAGAACTCTACAAGGAATTCAACGAGGAAGCCTACAGCATCGCACTGCACCCCTCCGGCCTCTACGTCCTGGTGGGGTTCTCAGATAAACTGCTGCTGATGAATCTTCTCATTGATGACATCCAGACCTTCAGGGAGTTTAACATGCACAAGTGCCGAGAG GTCGCTTTCAGTCACGGCGGCCACATGTTCGCAGCGGCCAACGGGAACGTCATCCACCTCTTCTCGACCACCACCTTCGAGAACACGCAGACCCTCCAGGGCCACAGAGGCAAG GTGCGTGCCATCGAGTGGAGCAAGGATGACAGCCGGCTGGTGTCGTGTGGGATGGACGGCGCTGTCTACGAGTGGAACACGCTCACCAGCAAACGGGAGTCAGATAGCGTGCTGAAGTCCTGCAGTTACACCGGAGTCACCCTCTCACCGGACTCCAAGACCGTCTTCGCTGTGGGCACAGACTGTACCCTGAAAGAGATCACAGActctcag ATCCTGCGTGAGATGCAGTCGCACGGGGTGCCCTACACCAATGTAGTGATGTCCCGCTCCGGGCGAATGCTGTTCGCTGGCACATCTACCGGCACTATAAGGGCCATCAAGTACCCCTTGCCTGTACAGAAAGACTGGGTTGAATACCAGGCTCATGCAGCGCCCGTGACAAAG ATGGCCATCACGCACGATGACCAGTTCTTGCTGACCAGCTCGGAGGACGGGTGCTTGCTTGTCTGGAAGATCAATGACATGGAAGGGCGAGGCCTGAAATGGGACACGTGGGCTTGCTATACCAAGGAGGTCCTCATCACCAAATCTGACCTGGAGGAGAAG AAACAGGTCATTCTGGAGCTGAAGATGAAAGTGGAGAATGTGAAAAGGGAGAACCAGTGCCAATTGCAACTGCAGGACAAgaacaacaatgacaaaattAAGAAGCTGACGCAGAATTTCATTCAGGAGGTGGAGTCCCTGAAGACAAAGAACCAG GTCCTCAGACgtgagatggagaaacaggcaCTGACTCATGAGGAGGCGACGGCCGAACTGATGGAAAAACATTCTAAGGAGCTGCAAGATTTAG AGTCTTCCAAAACTAAGATGTTGATCCAGTCGTATGAACAGAACGACGACCAGCGGGTGAAGTCCAAGCGCATGGAGACGGACTTCATGAAACAGCTGCACTTGATGGAGCACAGCAAGACTAAGGTGCTGGAGGAGATGACGGGGCACTATGAGGCCAAGCTACAGGAGAAACTGCAGATGCTCAAGCAG TGTCAGGAAGAGTTGCAGCAGAAGGAATGCCAGTTCATGGAGTTCAAGAAGACGGTGGAAGAAGATGCAGACAGCGAGATAATGCAAATTCGCTCCACCTGTGAGACACTGATCCAGGACATGAAGGACACCAACTTACAACTGAAGAGAGATACTGGGAGTATGAAGGCAAAG GTCAGCAGCCTGCAGAAGAAGGTCACTGAGGGGATGGAGGATATCGACAACCTTCAAACAGATAATCAGAAACTCCGGGAGGTCATCACATTCCGGGACAAGGACATTCTGATTCTTGAGAGAAAAATCCAAGAGAGAGACGTGACAATTAAGGAGAAG GAGAAGTGCATCGGGGAACTGAAGAATAAAATCCAGTCGCTGGATCAATTAAAGTATGTGCTGGAGTATAAaattaaagagctgaaagaaCAGATTGAACCAACACAGAAAGCTATCTGGGACATGAAAGAGCAGAAACAGGAG ATGGATGTCGAATTGCGGAGCTTCAACAAGAGAAATTATCATCTGAAACTGGACGTCACGGCGCTCAATCTGAAACTCAAGACTATGGAAAAGGagatgaaaaaggagaagcagaGG GTTCGAGATCTGCAGGCAGAGGTGAAGAGGTTTAAAACTGACCTGCACAACTGCGTGGGTTTCATTCAGGAGCCCAGGAAACTGAAACGCACCATTCAAGAGATGTACCACAAATACGTTCAGCTGTCCGATGTG GTGGAAATCGTGGGAATGGATGCCGATGTCCAGCGAGAGTCCGCccaccagagagagcacatggaGATTAATGTGGCCATGCTGAAGAAGCAGCTGGCCAAGGACTCGGAGAACCACAGAGCCCAAAACACCAAGAGCGTTCAG GAAAACGCCTCCCTCATCCAGGAGATCAATAACTTGAGATGTGAGCTAAAGCTGGTTCAGACTCCGCTTCATGACAAGAAAGCTACCACGGAGTTGAACAGGAAGAAGCAGAGTTGCACGGAGCTCAGAG TGGTCCCTGCTGACGGTTCACCCAGTGCGGTGACCGAGACGATCTTTGACCTGCGGTATGGGGGGATCCAGCACCTGCGACAGGAGATCAATGCCCAGGGTGACAGCCACACTCAGTGGCCCCCGTACGGATACAAACTCCCAGTCCTCACCCTCTGA